In Streptomyces seoulensis, the following are encoded in one genomic region:
- the lipA gene encoding lipoyl synthase yields MSAVAPDGRKMLRLEVRNSQTPIERKPEWIKTRAKMGPEYTKMQNLVKSEGLHTVCQEAGCPNIYECWEDREATFLIGGDQCTRRCDFCQIDTGKPEALDRDEPRRVGESVVTMDLNYATITGVARDDLADGGAWLYAETVRQIHAQTAGRETGRTKVELLAPDFNAVPEQLAEVFESRPEVFAHNVETVPRIFKRIRPGFRYERSLKVISEARDFGLVTKSNLILGMGETREEVVEALQQLHDAGCELVTITQYLRPSVRHHPVERWVKPQEFVELKEDAERIGFSGVMSGPLVRSSYRAGRLYQMAIEKRGTYIAAQAV; encoded by the coding sequence GTGTCCGCAGTCGCACCCGACGGACGCAAGATGCTGCGCCTGGAGGTCCGTAACAGCCAGACCCCCATCGAGCGCAAGCCCGAGTGGATCAAGACGCGGGCGAAAATGGGACCCGAGTACACCAAGATGCAGAACCTCGTGAAGAGCGAGGGCCTGCACACCGTGTGCCAGGAGGCCGGCTGCCCGAACATCTACGAGTGCTGGGAGGACCGCGAGGCGACCTTCCTCATCGGCGGCGACCAGTGCACCCGGCGCTGTGACTTCTGCCAGATCGACACCGGCAAGCCCGAGGCCCTGGACCGGGACGAGCCGCGCCGCGTGGGCGAGTCCGTGGTCACCATGGACCTGAACTACGCCACGATCACCGGCGTCGCCCGCGACGACCTGGCCGACGGCGGCGCCTGGCTGTACGCCGAGACCGTGCGCCAGATCCACGCCCAGACCGCGGGCCGCGAGACCGGCCGCACCAAGGTCGAGCTGCTGGCCCCCGACTTCAACGCGGTGCCCGAGCAGCTCGCCGAGGTCTTCGAGTCCCGCCCCGAGGTCTTCGCGCACAACGTCGAGACGGTCCCGCGCATCTTCAAGCGCATCCGCCCCGGCTTCCGCTACGAGCGCTCGCTGAAGGTCATCTCCGAGGCCCGCGACTTCGGCCTGGTGACCAAGTCCAACCTGATCCTCGGCATGGGCGAGACCCGCGAGGAGGTCGTGGAGGCGCTCCAGCAGCTCCACGACGCCGGCTGCGAGCTGGTCACCATCACCCAGTACCTGCGCCCCTCCGTGCGCCACCACCCCGTCGAGCGCTGGGTGAAGCCGCAGGAGTTCGTGGAGCTGAAGGAGGACGCCGAGCGGATCGGCTTCTCCGGTGTGATGTCGGGCCCGCTGGTCCGTTCCTCCTACCGCGCCGGGCGCCTCTACCAGATGGCGATCGAGAAGCGTGGTACGTACATCGCCGCCCAGGCGGTGTGA
- a CDS encoding TIGR01777 family oxidoreductase: MDSSRIAVTGASGLIGSALVRSLTDDGHQVVRLVRREPQGPDEVRWDPQESYVDAAGLAGVDAVVNLAGAGIGDKRWTPEYKRMIRDSRVFGTTALAEAVASLPEPPRVFVGGSAIGFYGETGDRITDEDAPPGDGFLPSVCEEWEEAAAPVREAGVRTAFVRTGLVVSSAGGAWAKMFPLFKAGLGGRLGNGKQYWSYIALHDEVAAIRHILDREDLSGPFNLTAPDPLTNQEITEAMGRVLHRPTPFPVPAAVLKTVLGEMAEDVLGSQRVVPKRLLESGFQFAFPGIEDTIRAAE, encoded by the coding sequence ATGGACTCTTCCCGAATCGCGGTGACCGGCGCGTCCGGTCTCATCGGCAGCGCCCTGGTGCGGTCCCTCACCGACGACGGGCATCAGGTGGTGCGGCTGGTCCGGCGCGAGCCGCAGGGCCCGGACGAGGTCCGCTGGGACCCCCAGGAGAGCTACGTGGACGCGGCCGGGCTGGCCGGGGTGGACGCCGTGGTGAACCTGGCGGGCGCCGGGATCGGCGACAAGCGCTGGACGCCGGAGTACAAGCGGATGATCCGCGACAGCCGGGTGTTCGGCACGACCGCGCTCGCCGAGGCGGTCGCCTCCCTCCCCGAGCCCCCGCGCGTCTTCGTGGGCGGCAGCGCGATCGGCTTCTACGGCGAGACCGGCGACCGGATCACCGACGAGGACGCCCCGCCCGGGGACGGGTTCCTGCCCTCGGTGTGCGAGGAGTGGGAGGAGGCGGCCGCGCCGGTGCGGGAGGCGGGCGTACGGACGGCGTTCGTGCGGACCGGTCTGGTGGTGTCCTCGGCGGGCGGGGCGTGGGCCAAGATGTTCCCCCTGTTCAAGGCGGGGCTCGGGGGGCGGCTCGGCAACGGGAAGCAGTACTGGTCGTACATCGCGCTGCACGACGAGGTGGCCGCGATCCGGCACATCCTGGACCGGGAGGACCTGTCCGGGCCGTTCAACCTGACCGCGCCGGACCCGCTGACCAACCAGGAGATCACCGAGGCGATGGGGCGGGTGCTGCACCGGCCGACGCCGTTCCCGGTGCCGGCGGCGGTGCTGAAGACGGTGCTGGGCGAGATGGCGGAGGACGTGCTGGGCAGTCAGCGGGTGGTGCCCAAGCGGCTGCTGGAGTCCGGGTTCCAGTTCGCCTTCCCCGGCATCGAGGACACGATCCGCGCGGCGGAGTAG
- a CDS encoding peptidoglycan recognition protein family protein — protein sequence MKWTRPWRTARLPGVLPALTAVAALLLLVSGSERAVTARPAHPAPSTAPVAHRAPRPAILPRSAWLDRATLRRQPPPRYDDRVVAVFVHHTDSPNGYDCADAPRIIRSLYAGQTGARNWDDIGYNFLVDRCGTIYEGRAGGVGRAVTGAHTQGFNHRSAGIAALGTFTAGAEVPVAMTDAIAALAAWKLGPSDTDPRARVRLTSTSDLSRYHSGTPATLPAIAGHNTGYATTCPGAALTAALPAIRAKAARLQGRG from the coding sequence ATGAAGTGGACGCGCCCGTGGCGTACCGCGCGCCTGCCCGGCGTCCTGCCGGCCCTGACCGCCGTCGCCGCCCTGCTGCTGCTCGTGTCCGGCAGCGAGCGCGCCGTCACGGCCCGCCCCGCGCACCCCGCGCCCAGCACCGCCCCCGTCGCCCACCGCGCGCCCCGCCCGGCCATCCTGCCCCGCTCCGCCTGGCTCGACCGGGCCACCCTGCGCCGCCAGCCCCCGCCGCGCTACGACGACCGGGTCGTGGCCGTCTTCGTCCACCACACCGACTCGCCGAACGGCTACGACTGCGCCGACGCCCCGCGCATCATCCGCTCGCTGTACGCCGGCCAGACCGGCGCCCGGAACTGGGACGACATCGGCTACAACTTCCTCGTCGACCGCTGCGGCACCATCTACGAGGGACGCGCCGGCGGCGTCGGCCGGGCGGTCACCGGGGCCCACACCCAGGGGTTCAACCACCGCTCGGCGGGCATCGCCGCGCTCGGCACCTTCACCGCGGGCGCCGAGGTCCCCGTGGCCATGACCGACGCCATCGCCGCGCTCGCCGCCTGGAAGCTCGGCCCCTCCGACACCGACCCCCGCGCCCGCGTCCGCCTGACCTCCACCAGCGACCTCAGCCGCTACCACTCGGGCACCCCCGCCACCCTCCCCGCGATCGCCGGCCACAACACCGGCTACGCCACCACCTGCCCCGGCGCCGCCCTCACCGCCGCCCTCCCCGCCATCCGGGCCAAGGCGGCCAGGCTCCAGGGCCGCGGCTGA
- a CDS encoding FAD-dependent oxidoreductase, whose amino-acid sequence MLEPAYQVDVVVVGAGVAGLAAAHRLNSAGVTTAVLEAAPGVGGRMSTERVDGFRLDRVGRPLTTSGTELRTVPGLAPLALRRFAPGVLLHRDGRRHRAGAPAPVGGARGALQVARALASAPRGPVAVLPGRTGTPVGGAWDQARLNAALARIAATPVDRLLARPEQAAADALAARGIPARTVDGFLRPLLAALLCDPGLGTSSRGADLALRAFAGGRLSVPEGGSDVLPELLAGALPPGTVRTGVRVTSVSTTSVTTAEHGVLRCRAVLLATDARAAAELLPGLRVPDFHPVTVVHHTTDDPGPALSTGTSLLLDADRGGPVAHTAVLSNVDPSRAPAGRTLISSTVLGTPPDDLDATVRTHLARLYGTPTTHWETLAVHHTPDAVPATPPAYDPHRPVRLLAGLYVCGDHRDTATLQGALHSATRATTALLTDLGATTPLHLADPPASLPHAA is encoded by the coding sequence GTGCTTGAGCCCGCGTACCAGGTGGACGTCGTCGTCGTGGGGGCCGGGGTCGCCGGACTCGCGGCGGCCCATCGGCTGAACAGCGCAGGAGTGACGACCGCAGTCCTGGAGGCCGCCCCGGGGGTGGGCGGCCGTATGTCGACCGAGCGGGTCGACGGATTCCGTCTCGACCGGGTCGGACGGCCCCTGACCACATCCGGCACCGAGCTGCGCACCGTGCCGGGCCTGGCGCCGCTCGCGCTGCGCCGGTTCGCGCCCGGCGTGCTGCTGCACCGGGACGGGCGCAGGCACCGGGCGGGCGCGCCGGCACCCGTGGGGGGCGCCAGGGGCGCACTCCAGGTGGCGCGCGCCCTGGCGAGCGCCCCCAGGGGGCCGGTCGCTGTGCTGCCCGGCCGGACCGGGACACCGGTCGGCGGGGCGTGGGACCAGGCCCGGCTGAACGCCGCGCTGGCCCGGATCGCGGCCACCCCGGTGGACCGGCTGCTGGCCCGCCCGGAGCAGGCCGCCGCCGACGCGCTGGCGGCGCGCGGGATTCCGGCCCGTACCGTCGACGGCTTCCTGCGGCCGCTGCTCGCCGCGCTGCTGTGCGACCCGGGGCTGGGCACGTCCAGCCGGGGCGCCGACCTCGCCCTGCGGGCGTTCGCCGGGGGCCGGCTGAGCGTGCCGGAGGGGGGCTCGGATGTGCTGCCGGAGCTGCTGGCGGGCGCGCTGCCGCCGGGCACGGTACGCACCGGGGTGCGGGTCACCTCGGTCTCCACCACCTCGGTCACCACCGCCGAGCACGGTGTGCTGCGCTGCCGCGCGGTGCTGCTGGCCACGGACGCCCGTGCGGCGGCCGAGCTGCTGCCGGGGCTCCGGGTCCCCGACTTCCACCCGGTCACCGTCGTCCACCACACCACCGACGACCCCGGCCCGGCGCTGTCCACAGGCACCTCGCTGCTGCTGGACGCGGACCGGGGCGGCCCGGTCGCGCACACCGCCGTACTCAGCAACGTCGACCCGAGCCGCGCCCCGGCGGGCCGCACGCTGATCTCCTCCACCGTCCTCGGCACCCCGCCCGACGACCTGGACGCCACCGTCCGCACCCACCTGGCCCGCCTGTACGGCACGCCCACCACCCACTGGGAAACCCTGGCCGTCCACCACACCCCGGACGCCGTCCCGGCCACACCCCCCGCCTACGACCCCCACCGCCCGGTACGCCTCCTGGCCGGCCTCTACGTCTGCGGCGACCACCGCGACACCGCCACCCTCCAGGGCGCCCTCCACTCCGCCACCCGAGCCACCACAGCCCTCCTGACGGACCTGGGAGCCACCACCCCGCTGCACCTGGCGGACCCGCCGGCATCCCTGCCGCACGCGGCCTGA
- a CDS encoding GntR family transcriptional regulator yields MTAPVIHSLREQIREHIVEGIVSGRWQPGERIVERRIATELEVSQTPVREALRELESLRLIESAPNKGVRVRNLTAADLEESYPVRAGLEAIAAELAAETLAESCEALEPHVAALYEADQAQDGTGQVRHTVGFHRELVRAAGNSVLLHTWEGLGIEVFTALSIRWLGTVQQSYAEEHEELVQAFQRRDPRIAELVKAHVLGCAPRP; encoded by the coding sequence ATGACCGCGCCCGTAATCCACTCGCTGCGCGAACAGATCCGCGAGCACATCGTGGAGGGCATCGTCAGCGGCCGCTGGCAACCGGGCGAGCGCATCGTGGAACGACGGATCGCCACCGAGCTGGAGGTCAGCCAGACCCCCGTACGCGAGGCCCTGCGCGAACTGGAATCCCTCCGCCTCATCGAATCGGCCCCCAACAAGGGCGTACGCGTACGCAACCTGACCGCGGCCGACCTGGAGGAGAGCTACCCCGTACGGGCCGGCCTGGAGGCCATCGCGGCGGAACTCGCGGCCGAGACCCTGGCGGAGAGCTGCGAGGCCCTGGAGCCCCACGTGGCGGCCCTCTACGAGGCCGACCAGGCCCAGGACGGCACCGGCCAGGTCCGCCACACCGTCGGCTTCCACCGCGAACTCGTCCGCGCCGCGGGCAACTCGGTGCTGCTGCACACCTGGGAGGGCCTGGGCATCGAGGTGTTCACCGCCCTGTCGATCCGCTGGCTCGGCACCGTCCAGCAGTCCTACGCCGAGGAGCACGAGGAGCTGGTGCAGGCGTTCCAGCGCCGCGATCCCCGTATCGCCGAGCTGGTGAAGGCACACGTGCTGGGCTGCGCGCCGCGCCCCTGA
- the aceE gene encoding pyruvate dehydrogenase (acetyl-transferring), homodimeric type has product MTDPNAIQPSALDQLPDRDPEETAEWRASLDAVAREAGPHRAAYLMRRTLERAEAGGVALPKLLETDYVNSIPTAAEPGVPGDEAMETRITAWNRWNAAAMVTRGSKHGVGGHIATFASAAWLYETGFNHFFKGKESPDADGSGDQLYIQGHASPGIYARAFLDGRLDEAHLDNFRQEAAGNGLPSYPHPRRLPWLWEFPTVSMGLGPLSAIYQARFNRYLTNRGIKDVSASHVWAFLGDGEMDEPESTAALALAAREELDNLTFVINCNLQRLDGPVRANFKIVQELEAQFRGAGWNVVKTLWGTAWDELFQLDTTGALVRRLRQVPDAQIQTYQTRDAAYIRQDFFGADPALVEMAKLLSDDKILECFHLSRGGHEARKVFAAYKAAVEHKGAPTVILAQTVKGHTLGPGFASKNANHQMKKLSVDEFKAMRDLLELPISDSAFADGQVPYGHPGADSPEVRYLQERRAALGGPAPARRTHPVAPLPAPAEKAFTSFDKGSGSQNVATTMAFVRLVKDLVRDKETGKRWVPIVPDEARTFGMESLFPSLGIYSPKGQTYEPVDRDQLMYYKEAKNGQILNEGITEAGSMADFIAASTAYATHGETMIPFYIFYSMFGWQRTADQMWQLGDQLGRGFLVGATAGRTTLTGEGLQHADGHSPVIAATNPAALTYDPAFAYEVAAIVKEGLRRMYGEAAPGEDQDVFYYLTVYNEPMPQPAKPAVPGIDEGIVKGLYRFNTAESAGVTVPANAPRIQLLGSGTAIHWALDAQRMLAEEWGVAADVWSATSWSELRRDAMDADAALLRGEERVPFVRRALQGAEGPVLAVSDYMRQVPDQIAQWVDQDWSSLGADGFGLSDTRAAARRHFGVDAESIVVASLAQLAKRGGVKATAVKEAREKYGL; this is encoded by the coding sequence ATGACCGACCCCAACGCCATCCAGCCGAGCGCGCTCGACCAGCTCCCGGACCGCGACCCGGAGGAGACCGCCGAATGGCGTGCCTCCCTGGACGCCGTGGCCAGGGAAGCGGGCCCGCACCGCGCCGCGTACCTGATGCGGCGCACGCTGGAGCGTGCCGAGGCGGGCGGCGTCGCGCTGCCGAAGCTCCTGGAGACGGACTACGTCAACTCCATCCCCACCGCCGCCGAGCCGGGCGTACCCGGTGACGAGGCGATGGAGACCCGGATCACCGCGTGGAACCGGTGGAACGCGGCGGCGATGGTCACCCGCGGCAGCAAGCACGGCGTCGGCGGCCACATCGCCACCTTCGCCTCGGCCGCGTGGCTGTACGAGACCGGCTTCAACCACTTCTTCAAGGGCAAGGAGTCCCCGGACGCCGACGGCTCCGGTGACCAGCTCTACATCCAGGGCCACGCCTCCCCCGGCATCTACGCCCGCGCCTTCCTCGACGGACGGCTGGACGAGGCGCACCTGGACAACTTCCGCCAGGAGGCGGCCGGCAACGGCCTCCCGTCGTACCCGCACCCGCGCCGGCTGCCCTGGCTGTGGGAGTTCCCGACGGTGTCGATGGGCCTCGGCCCGCTCTCCGCGATCTACCAGGCGCGGTTCAACCGCTACCTGACCAACCGCGGCATCAAGGACGTCTCCGCCTCGCACGTGTGGGCGTTCCTCGGTGACGGCGAGATGGACGAGCCGGAGTCGACGGCGGCCCTCGCGCTCGCCGCGCGTGAGGAGCTGGACAACCTCACCTTCGTCATCAACTGCAACCTCCAGCGCCTGGACGGCCCGGTCCGCGCCAACTTCAAGATCGTGCAGGAGCTGGAGGCCCAGTTCCGCGGCGCCGGCTGGAACGTCGTCAAGACGCTGTGGGGCACCGCCTGGGACGAGCTGTTCCAGCTCGACACCACGGGCGCGCTGGTCCGCCGCCTGCGCCAGGTGCCGGACGCCCAGATCCAGACGTACCAGACGCGTGACGCGGCCTACATCCGCCAGGACTTCTTCGGCGCCGACCCGGCGCTGGTGGAGATGGCGAAGCTGCTGAGCGACGACAAGATCCTGGAGTGCTTCCACCTGTCGCGCGGCGGTCACGAGGCCCGCAAGGTCTTCGCCGCGTACAAGGCGGCCGTGGAGCACAAGGGCGCGCCGACGGTGATCCTGGCCCAGACGGTCAAGGGCCACACCCTCGGTCCGGGCTTCGCCTCCAAGAACGCCAACCACCAGATGAAGAAGCTCTCGGTGGACGAGTTCAAGGCGATGCGGGACCTGCTGGAGCTGCCGATCTCCGACAGCGCGTTCGCCGACGGCCAGGTGCCCTACGGCCACCCGGGCGCCGACTCCCCCGAGGTCCGCTACCTCCAGGAGCGCCGCGCGGCCCTCGGCGGTCCGGCCCCGGCCCGCCGCACGCACCCCGTCGCGCCGCTGCCCGCCCCGGCGGAGAAGGCGTTCACCTCCTTCGACAAGGGCTCCGGCTCGCAGAACGTCGCCACCACCATGGCGTTCGTCCGCCTGGTCAAGGACCTGGTCCGCGACAAGGAGACCGGCAAGCGCTGGGTGCCGATCGTCCCCGACGAGGCGCGCACCTTCGGCATGGAGTCGCTGTTCCCCTCCCTCGGCATCTACTCGCCCAAGGGCCAGACGTACGAGCCGGTCGACCGCGACCAGCTGATGTACTACAAGGAGGCCAAGAACGGCCAGATCCTCAACGAGGGGATCACCGAGGCCGGTTCGATGGCCGACTTCATCGCCGCGTCGACCGCGTACGCCACGCACGGCGAGACGATGATCCCGTTCTACATCTTCTACTCGATGTTCGGCTGGCAGCGCACGGCCGACCAGATGTGGCAGCTCGGCGACCAGCTCGGCCGCGGCTTCCTCGTCGGCGCGACCGCCGGCCGTACGACCCTGACGGGCGAGGGCCTCCAGCACGCCGACGGTCACTCCCCGGTGATCGCCGCGACCAACCCGGCCGCGCTGACGTACGACCCTGCGTTCGCCTACGAGGTCGCCGCGATCGTCAAGGAGGGTCTGCGCCGGATGTACGGCGAGGCCGCGCCGGGCGAGGACCAGGACGTCTTCTACTACCTGACGGTCTACAACGAGCCGATGCCGCAGCCGGCCAAGCCCGCCGTGCCCGGCATCGACGAGGGCATCGTCAAGGGCCTGTACCGGTTCAACACGGCCGAGTCCGCGGGCGTCACCGTCCCGGCGAACGCGCCGCGCATCCAGCTCCTGGGCTCGGGTACGGCGATCCACTGGGCGCTGGACGCGCAGCGGATGCTGGCCGAGGAGTGGGGGGTGGCCGCCGACGTGTGGTCCGCGACCTCCTGGTCCGAGCTGCGCCGTGACGCGATGGACGCCGACGCGGCCCTGCTGCGCGGCGAGGAGCGGGTGCCGTTCGTGCGGCGGGCGCTCCAGGGCGCCGAGGGCCCGGTCCTCGCGGTCTCCGACTACATGCGCCAGGTCCCGGACCAGATCGCGCAGTGGGTCGACCAGGACTGGTCCTCGCTGGGCGCGGACGGCTTCGGCCTCTCCGACACCCGCGCGGCGGCCCGCCGGCACTTCGGTGTCGACGCCGAGTCGATCGTGGTCGCGTCCCTGGCCCAGCTCGCCAAGCGCGGCGGGGTCAAGGCGACGGCGGTGAAGGAAGCCCGCGAGAAGTACGGGCTGTGA
- a CDS encoding MarP family serine protease produces the protein MDLLDVLLVLVILLYAASGYRRGLVAGCVSLAGFVGGAAIGVWALPWVTGLVTRGSAAATVVAVLTVLVPGMIGHELAGRLALRLRSRMDRAGSGPLRVADGIGGAAANGVAVLLVAWVAASVLGAAPSQTVTTAIRNCALLGAVQQTMPETTPAWFSRATSALTEAGFPQVFNPFENESTAQVAEPSGDSVTPAATEAARRSTVKIEGSAGAEGREGSGFVYAPRRVMTNAHVVAGIDNPTVRIGGVGPVYQARVVLFDPNKDVAVLYVPGLRAPVLPFDSSARRGQSAVVAGYPQDGSLDLQAATVANRVRATGQNIYSDRTVTREIYSIRSTVRPGNSGGPLLTTDGRVFGVVFARSTSSAETGYVLTASEVSADAARARTATVPVDTGELITS, from the coding sequence GTGGACCTGCTCGACGTGCTGCTCGTGCTGGTGATCCTGCTGTACGCGGCTTCCGGGTACCGGCGCGGGCTGGTGGCCGGCTGTGTCTCGCTGGCCGGCTTCGTGGGCGGTGCGGCGATCGGGGTGTGGGCGCTGCCGTGGGTGACGGGGCTGGTGACGCGCGGCTCGGCGGCGGCGACGGTGGTCGCGGTGCTCACCGTGCTGGTGCCGGGCATGATCGGGCACGAGCTGGCGGGCCGCCTGGCGCTCCGGCTGCGCAGCCGGATGGACCGGGCGGGCAGCGGCCCGCTGCGGGTGGCGGACGGCATCGGGGGCGCCGCCGCCAACGGGGTCGCCGTACTCCTCGTGGCGTGGGTCGCGGCGAGCGTGCTGGGCGCGGCGCCCTCGCAGACGGTGACGACGGCGATCCGTAACTGCGCCCTGCTGGGCGCGGTGCAGCAGACGATGCCGGAGACGACCCCCGCCTGGTTCTCGCGGGCCACCTCCGCGCTGACGGAGGCGGGCTTCCCGCAGGTCTTCAACCCCTTCGAGAACGAGTCGACCGCGCAGGTGGCCGAGCCGTCCGGCGACAGCGTGACCCCGGCGGCCACGGAGGCGGCCCGGCGCAGCACGGTGAAGATCGAGGGCTCGGCGGGCGCCGAGGGCCGCGAGGGCAGCGGCTTCGTGTACGCCCCGCGCCGGGTGATGACCAACGCGCACGTGGTGGCGGGCATCGACAACCCGACGGTACGGATCGGCGGGGTTGGCCCGGTGTACCAGGCGCGGGTGGTGCTGTTCGACCCGAACAAGGACGTGGCGGTGCTGTACGTACCGGGTCTGCGGGCCCCGGTGCTCCCCTTCGACTCCTCCGCCCGGCGCGGCCAGTCCGCGGTGGTCGCGGGCTACCCGCAGGACGGCAGCCTGGATCTCCAGGCGGCGACGGTGGCGAACCGGGTGCGGGCGACCGGCCAGAACATCTACAGCGACCGCACGGTGACCCGCGAGATCTACTCCATCCGCTCCACCGTCCGGCCGGGCAACTCCGGCGGCCCGCTGCTCACCACGGACGGCCGCGTCTTCGGGGTGGTCTTCGCCCGCTCCACCTCCAGCGCCGAGACGGGGTACGTGCTCACCGCGTCGGAGGTCTCGGCGGACGCTGCCCGCGCGCGGACGGCGACGGTGCCGGTCGACACGGGTGAGCTGATCACGTCGTAG
- a CDS encoding DUF4191 domain-containing protein has product MARKETAADAASAGRLKQIALTYKMTRKADKTIGLVLAAVGLGIFAVLLAIGFLIGHPVYGGILGLMLGLLATMIVFGRRAERAAFGQMEGQPGAAAAVLDNIGRGWVTTPAVAMNRSQDVVHRAVGKAGIVLVAEGNPNRVKSLLAAEKKKMNRIVADVPVHDVIVGDGEGQVPLKKLRTTMLKYPRVLTGPQVTATNDRLRALGDLMSNMPLPKGPMPKGMRMPKGGGRGR; this is encoded by the coding sequence ATGGCGAGGAAGGAAACCGCGGCGGACGCCGCGAGCGCAGGGCGACTGAAGCAGATCGCCCTCACGTACAAGATGACCCGTAAGGCCGACAAGACGATCGGTCTTGTACTCGCGGCTGTCGGGCTCGGCATTTTCGCCGTCCTCCTCGCGATCGGCTTCCTGATCGGGCACCCCGTCTACGGCGGCATCCTGGGTCTGATGCTCGGTCTGCTGGCGACGATGATCGTGTTCGGGCGCCGGGCCGAGCGGGCCGCCTTCGGGCAGATGGAGGGCCAGCCGGGTGCGGCGGCCGCGGTACTGGACAACATCGGCCGGGGCTGGGTGACCACCCCCGCGGTCGCGATGAACCGCAGCCAGGACGTGGTGCACCGGGCGGTCGGCAAGGCCGGCATCGTGCTGGTCGCCGAGGGCAACCCGAACCGGGTCAAGAGCCTGCTGGCGGCCGAGAAGAAGAAGATGAACCGCATCGTCGCGGACGTGCCGGTGCACGACGTGATCGTCGGTGACGGTGAGGGCCAGGTCCCGCTGAAGAAGCTGCGGACGACCATGCTGAAGTACCCCCGGGTGCTGACCGGCCCCCAGGTGACCGCCACCAACGACCGGCTGCGGGCGCTGGGCGACCTGATGAGCAACATGCCGCTTCCCAAGGGCCCGATGCCGAAGGGCATGCGGATGCCGAAGGGCGGCGGCAGGGGCCGCTAG
- a CDS encoding DUF4240 domain-containing protein — MDETEFWELIDATREAAEGDPEEQADLLVDRLLQFDPDMVLDFARHFEARYNRAYRWDLWGAAWLLLDGAGDDAFDYFRCWLIGQGREVFEGALHDPDSLAELLDEFDEEIDGDGEELGYAADEAYERLTGMVAPDLGIAPAPGEPEGTPVDFENDGTLAERYPALWDRFKP, encoded by the coding sequence ATGGACGAGACGGAGTTCTGGGAGCTGATCGACGCCACCCGCGAGGCCGCCGAGGGCGACCCCGAGGAGCAGGCCGACCTGCTGGTGGACCGGCTGCTCCAGTTCGACCCGGACATGGTGCTGGACTTCGCCCGTCACTTCGAGGCCCGCTACAACCGCGCCTACCGCTGGGACCTGTGGGGCGCGGCCTGGCTGCTGCTGGACGGCGCCGGCGACGACGCCTTCGACTACTTCCGCTGCTGGCTCATCGGCCAGGGCCGTGAGGTCTTCGAGGGCGCCCTGCACGACCCCGACTCGCTCGCCGAGCTGCTCGACGAGTTCGACGAGGAGATAGACGGCGACGGCGAGGAACTCGGGTACGCGGCCGACGAGGCGTACGAGCGCCTGACCGGCATGGTCGCCCCCGACCTGGGCATCGCCCCCGCCCCCGGCGAGCCCGAGGGCACCCCCGTCGACTTCGAGAACGACGGCACCCTGGCGGAGCGGTACCCGGCCCTGTGGGACCGCTTCAAACCGTGA
- the lipB gene encoding lipoyl(octanoyl) transferase LipB — protein MSDLRFVHMGFGADAVDYQEAWDEQRRVHAARFADEVPDTVLLLEHPPVYTAGRRTDPSERPLDGTPVIDVDRGGKITWHGPGQLVGYPIQKLPRPVDVIAHVRRLEEALIRACAEYGVETSRIEGRSGVWVLGDPVEQRLGGLSLDFDPRIADEEFDPRMNGPEYAPSNAGQRREDRKLAAIGIRVAKGVTMHGFALNVNPDNRWFDRIIPCGIRDAGVASLAGELGRDITIEEVVPVVERHLREVMAEAVLAPRVIEKPAAV, from the coding sequence GTGAGTGACTTGCGGTTCGTCCACATGGGGTTCGGCGCGGACGCCGTCGACTACCAGGAGGCGTGGGACGAGCAGCGCCGGGTGCACGCCGCCCGGTTCGCCGACGAGGTCCCCGACACCGTGCTGCTGCTGGAGCACCCCCCGGTGTACACCGCCGGCCGCCGCACCGACCCGAGCGAGCGCCCGCTGGACGGCACCCCCGTGATCGACGTGGACCGGGGCGGCAAGATCACCTGGCACGGTCCGGGCCAGCTCGTCGGCTACCCGATCCAGAAGCTCCCCCGCCCCGTGGACGTCATCGCCCACGTCCGCCGCCTGGAGGAGGCCCTGATCCGCGCCTGCGCGGAGTACGGCGTCGAGACCAGCCGCATCGAGGGCCGCAGCGGTGTCTGGGTGCTGGGCGACCCGGTCGAGCAGCGCCTCGGCGGTCTCTCCCTCGACTTCGATCCCCGGATCGCCGACGAGGAGTTCGACCCCCGCATGAACGGCCCGGAGTACGCCCCCTCCAACGCGGGCCAGCGCCGCGAGGACCGCAAGCTCGCCGCGATCGGCATCCGGGTGGCCAAGGGCGTCACCATGCACGGCTTCGCGCTCAACGTGAACCCGGACAACCGCTGGTTCGACCGCATCATCCCGTGCGGCATCCGCGACGCCGGTGTCGCCTCGCTCGCAGGCGAGCTGGGCCGGGACATCACGATCGAGGAGGTCGTACCCGTGGTCGAACGCCACTTGCGCGAAGTCATGGCCGAGGCCGTCCTCGCCCCCCGCGTGATCGAGAAGCCCGCGGCGGTCTGA